In a genomic window of Pieris brassicae chromosome 7, ilPieBrab1.1, whole genome shotgun sequence:
- the LOC123711682 gene encoding zinc finger protein Xfin-like translates to MDTSKSSETINRLLNQHDKKQLRVLLKSEEIYSCRICTRGYLKNVDYKKHILLHITSAFIKLRKQKIYRCKLCPAGFRKSDEKNLHLLDHAKESFMKNRKEKEIADKHYYNKNIVRKHECPDCCRKFTSINVLEEHSKLHKPFPYPCFCGIAYLREVDFKGHQKLIHGNNNNQLITKTVKEEAAKNTPIVKTKSIKHIAKKIKIKIKHDTNVNVECSVCCKIVKKYYLPRHMDIHSDNKAFKCNICDQSFRQNSGLYNHMSVHKPRHELPCQYCDKVFKFKHNLINHLNTHTGAKPHVCKFCNKPFADQSALVRHERIHTKEYKYFCDICDKKFTDKSGLIGHRIGHGEKQYDCEICNKSFLTKYNLMKHLIIHTEVKKFECDFCNSKFTLKQYLFLHIKTCKIRKAQSKE, encoded by the exons atggaCACATCCAAGAGCAGTGAAACAATCAATCGTTTGCTGAATCAACACGATAAAAAG CAACTACGTGTCCTTTTAAAAAGTGAAGAAATATATAGCTGCCGAATCTGTACAAGAGgatatttgaaaaatgttgactataagAAGCATATATTGTTACAT ATAACAAGTgcctttattaaattaagaaagcaaaaaatatatagatgcAAATTATGTCCAGCTGGCTTTCGTAAAAGtgatgaaaaaaatttacacttaCTTGATCATGCTAAGGAAAGTTTTAT gaAAAATCGTAAGGAAAAAGAAATTGcagataaacattattataacaaaaatatagttagAAAACATGAATGTCCGGATTGTTGTAGGAAATTTACCTCTATTAATGTACTGGAAGAACATTCAAAGCTGCATAAGCCATTTCCATATCCATGCTTCTGTGGTATTGCATACCTAAGAGAAGTTGATTTTAAAGGCCACCAAAAGCTTATCCATGGTAATAACAATAACcagttaataacaaaaactgtTAAGGAAGAAGCAGCCAAAAACACGCCaatagtaaaaacaaaatcaattaaacATATTGCTAAGAAAatcaagataaaaataaaacatgataCAAATGTAAATGTGGAGTGTtcagtttgttgtaaaattgttaaaaaatattatctaccTCGTCATATGGATATACATTCAGATAATAAGgcatttaaatgtaatatttgtgATCAAAGTTTTCGGCAAAATAGTGGCTTGTACAACCACATGTCCGTACATAAACCGAGACATGAACTTCCCTGCCAGTATTGTGACAAAGTGTTTAAATTCAAACACAATTTGATTAACCATTTAAACACACACACTGGTGCAAAACCTCATGTGTGtaagttttgtaataaaccATTTGCCGATCAATCTGCTTTAGTGAGGCATGAACGAATTCATACAaaggaatataaatatttttgtgatatatGTGACAAAAAATTTACAGATAAAAGTGGTTTAATTGGGCATAGAATAGGACACGGTGAAAAACAATATGATTGTGAGATATGTAATAAGTCATTTCTtaccaaatataatttaatgaaacatttaataattcataCTGAAGTAAAGAAATTTGAATGCGACTTTTGTAATAGTAAGTTTACATTGAAACAATATCTTTTTCTGCATATAAAAACATGTAAGATCAGAAAAGCACAATCAaaggaataa
- the LOC123711681 gene encoding acylamino-acid-releasing enzyme-like isoform X2, whose protein sequence is MTGQIERIVQVYKTLSKIPSILGARLNNSGTKVSTKWSVRNIDKGKNSQFAVNYILDEDLKVVAESDFGINISNELLSAVSPKETYKAIIREEKNGKDNKCFLEVWSKNCLAHSIDLTALDVHGNVYADAEFGCLDWSPDEKSLIYIAEQKPKKSEPYIKRKPADKEAYGGGDKTIIPGEEYIYKPDWGEQLVGKKRSVIVKCDLDTETLSLLDGIPEAMCPGQVKFTADGRAVVGVVWQVFDPSRLGLIFCTNRLSHIFYLSLDGVYRRLSRPEGAVRSPRLSPEGDVVWLQRTLGGPHHACHQIVRLTKNDLDSVIAEQINESKEEILLDIVEDKMYIKNGTFHGMYGPSLPLKCWSRGRLIFSTPCLNEVNSYVLDLESKIITNISLVPAGSTSVLCVVGDKVLASYSNVKTPGQLYIAKIPERGSEMSIQWVRVSTPNPVPELSDAQVEYLNLEHPNCEDDVKSFNCILVSSSEKRPLVVWPHGGPHSAFVNAYSLETAFFHLLGLATLRLNYRGSTGSGDDNVISLIGHVGVYDVQDALLALNILKGNFEKFILYGGSYGGFLCAHLAGLYPDMFKAMVLRNPLIDLATKVSYADNPDGCYVEAGLNYHESGEVLDKEILAMRRCSPIVHAHKVKAPTALMLGSNDKRVPCYQGLDYAKRLKANGVDTRVYMYEDNHSLSSLNAEMDNLINGADWFLTHLNE, encoded by the exons ATGACTGGGCAG ATTGAAAGAATTGTACAGGTTTATAAAACCTTGTCAAAAATCCCATCCATACTTGGAGCACGGCTAAATAATTCTGGTACCAAAGTGTCAACAAAATGgtcagttagaaacattgacAAAGGGAAAAATAGCCAGTTTGCTGTTAATTATATCCTTGATGAAGACTTAAAGGTGGTTGCTGAAAGTGATTTTGGCATTAACATCAGTAATGA atTGCTCTCGGCTGTATCACCAAAAGAGACATATAAAGCCATAATAAGGgaagaaaaaaatggtaaagataataaatgcTTCTTGGAAGTGTGGTCTAAAAACTGCCTTGCACATTCCATAGATTTAACAGCATTGGATGTACATGGGAATGTATATGCTGATG CTGAATTTGGTTGTCTGGACTGGTCTCCGGATGAAAAGAGTTTGATATACATTGCTGAGCAGAAACCAAAGAAATCTGAACCCTATATTAAGAGGAAACCAGCCGATAAAGAAGCTTATGGTGGCGgtgataaaacaattatacct ggtgaagaatatatttacaagCCAGATTGGGGTGAACAGCTGGTTGGTAAGAAACGTTCAGTGATAGTTAAATGTGACCTCGACACGGAAACTCTCAGTCTGCTTGATGGAATACCGGAAGCCATGTGCCCTggacag GTAAAATTCACGGCCGACGGTCGTGCAGTCGTAGGTGTGGTCTGGCAGGTGTTTGACCCTAGCCGACTAGGACTCATATTTTGTACGAACAGACTAAGCCATATATTCTACTTGAGCCTTGATGGCGTTTATC GTAGGTTAAGTAGACCTGAAGGCGCTGTCAGGTCCCCCAGACTGTCTCCAGAAGGGGACGTCGTGTGGCTCCAGCGAACACTTGGGGGGCCGCATCATGCCTGCCATCAGATCGTCAGGCTGACAAAGAATGAC CTGGACAGTGTAATTGCAGAACAGATTAATGAGAGTAAAGAGGAAATACTATTGGATATAGTAGAGgacaaaatgtatattaaaaacggTACATTTCACGGCATGTATGGCCCAAGTTTACCCCTAAAATGCTGGAGCAGGGGACGATTGATTTTCAGTACTCCGTGTCTCAATGAGGTTAATAGCTACGTATTGGATTTAG AAAGCAAAATTATAACGAATATCTCGCTGGTTCCTGCTGGTTCTACGTCAGTACTGTGCGTGGTGGGCGACAAGGTTTTGGCGTCCTACTCTAATGTCAAAACTCCGGGACAA TTGTACATCGCAAAGATTCCGGAACGCGGATCGGAAATGTCGATACAATGGGTTCGCGTGAGCACACCAAACCCTGTTCCTGAGCTAAGCGATGCTCAAGTTGAGTATCTGAACTTGGAGCATCCGAATTGCGAGGATGACGTCA AATCCTTCAACTGTATATTGGTAAGCAGCAGCGAGAAGCGTCCTCTGGTGGTTTGGCCTCACGGTGGACCGCATTCAGCCTTCGTCAACGCATATTCTTTGGAAACTGCCTTCTTCCACTTACTAG GACTCGCAACCCTTCGTTTGAATTATCGCGGCTCAACTGGTTCAGGAGATGACAACGTCATTTCCCTCATAGGCCATGTTGGGGTTTATGATGTACAAGACGCGCTGTTAgccttaaatatattgaaaggAAATTTTGAGAAATTTATTCTATATGGCGGTAGTTATGGGGGATTTTTGTGTGCACATTTGGCCGGACTATATCCAGATATGTTTAAAGCTATGGTATTGAGAAATCCACTTATAGACTTGGCAACGAAAGTCAGTTATGCGGATAACCCAGATGG GTGTTACGTAGAAGCTGGTCTAAATTACCACGAGTCCGGTGAAGTGTTAGACAAAGAGATTCTAGCGATGCGCAGATGTTCGCCAATAGTCCACGCCCACAAGGTCAAAGCCCCCACCGCTTTGATGCTGGGTTCAAATGACAAACGAGTACCGTGTTACCAAGGACTGGACTATGCTAAAAGGTTGAAGGCTAATGGGGTTGATACgag agTATATATGTACGAAGATAATCATTCTTTGAGCAGCTTAAATGCGGAAATGGATAATCTCATTAACGGTGCTGATTGGTTCCTGACCCATTTGAATGAATAA
- the LOC123711681 gene encoding acylamino-acid-releasing enzyme-like isoform X1, translating into MTGQIERIVQVYKTLSKIPSILGARLNNSGTKVSTKWSVRNIDKGKNSQFAVNYILDEDLKVVAESDFGINISNELLSAVSPKETYKAIIREEKNGKDNKCFLEVWSKNCLAHSIDLTALDVHGNVYADAEFGCLDWSPDEKSLIYIAEQKPKKSEPYIKRKPADKEAYGGGDKTIIPGEEYIYKPDWGEQLVGKKRSVIVKCDLDTETLSLLDGIPEAMCPGQVKFTADGRAVVGVVWQVFDPSRLGLIFCTNRLSHIFYLSLDGVYRRLSRPEGAVRSPRLSPEGDVVWLQRTLGGPHHACHQIVRLTKNDLDSVIAEQINESKEEILLDIVEDKMYIKNGTFHGMYGPSLPLKCWSRGRLIFSTPCLNEVNSYVLDLESKIITNISLVPAGSTSVLCVVGDKVLASYSNVKTPGQLYIAKIPERGSEMSIQWVRVSTPNPVPELSDAQVEYLNLEHPNCEDDVKSFNCILVSSSEKRPLVVWPHGGPHSAFVNAYSLETAFFHLLGFSSLQVNYRGSIGAGDASVHFLPKRIGTADVIDCKYASDQAVKQFAIDEKRLCLYGGSHGGFLVAHLSGQYPGVYKAVVARNPVIDCSSMAGVTDIPDWCYVEAGLNYHESGEVLDKEILAMRRCSPIVHAHKVKAPTALMLGSNDKRVPCYQGLDYAKRLKANGVDTRVYMYEDNHSLSSLNAEMDNLINGADWFLTHLNE; encoded by the exons ATGACTGGGCAG ATTGAAAGAATTGTACAGGTTTATAAAACCTTGTCAAAAATCCCATCCATACTTGGAGCACGGCTAAATAATTCTGGTACCAAAGTGTCAACAAAATGgtcagttagaaacattgacAAAGGGAAAAATAGCCAGTTTGCTGTTAATTATATCCTTGATGAAGACTTAAAGGTGGTTGCTGAAAGTGATTTTGGCATTAACATCAGTAATGA atTGCTCTCGGCTGTATCACCAAAAGAGACATATAAAGCCATAATAAGGgaagaaaaaaatggtaaagataataaatgcTTCTTGGAAGTGTGGTCTAAAAACTGCCTTGCACATTCCATAGATTTAACAGCATTGGATGTACATGGGAATGTATATGCTGATG CTGAATTTGGTTGTCTGGACTGGTCTCCGGATGAAAAGAGTTTGATATACATTGCTGAGCAGAAACCAAAGAAATCTGAACCCTATATTAAGAGGAAACCAGCCGATAAAGAAGCTTATGGTGGCGgtgataaaacaattatacct ggtgaagaatatatttacaagCCAGATTGGGGTGAACAGCTGGTTGGTAAGAAACGTTCAGTGATAGTTAAATGTGACCTCGACACGGAAACTCTCAGTCTGCTTGATGGAATACCGGAAGCCATGTGCCCTggacag GTAAAATTCACGGCCGACGGTCGTGCAGTCGTAGGTGTGGTCTGGCAGGTGTTTGACCCTAGCCGACTAGGACTCATATTTTGTACGAACAGACTAAGCCATATATTCTACTTGAGCCTTGATGGCGTTTATC GTAGGTTAAGTAGACCTGAAGGCGCTGTCAGGTCCCCCAGACTGTCTCCAGAAGGGGACGTCGTGTGGCTCCAGCGAACACTTGGGGGGCCGCATCATGCCTGCCATCAGATCGTCAGGCTGACAAAGAATGAC CTGGACAGTGTAATTGCAGAACAGATTAATGAGAGTAAAGAGGAAATACTATTGGATATAGTAGAGgacaaaatgtatattaaaaacggTACATTTCACGGCATGTATGGCCCAAGTTTACCCCTAAAATGCTGGAGCAGGGGACGATTGATTTTCAGTACTCCGTGTCTCAATGAGGTTAATAGCTACGTATTGGATTTAG AAAGCAAAATTATAACGAATATCTCGCTGGTTCCTGCTGGTTCTACGTCAGTACTGTGCGTGGTGGGCGACAAGGTTTTGGCGTCCTACTCTAATGTCAAAACTCCGGGACAA TTGTACATCGCAAAGATTCCGGAACGCGGATCGGAAATGTCGATACAATGGGTTCGCGTGAGCACACCAAACCCTGTTCCTGAGCTAAGCGATGCTCAAGTTGAGTATCTGAACTTGGAGCATCCGAATTGCGAGGATGACGTCA AATCCTTCAACTGTATATTGGTAAGCAGCAGCGAGAAGCGTCCTCTGGTGGTTTGGCCTCACGGTGGACCGCATTCAGCCTTCGTCAACGCATATTCTTTGGAAACTGCCTTCTTCCACTTACTAG GCTTCTCGAGCCTCCAAGTAAATTATCGCGGTTCAATTGGTGCAGGTGACGCTTCCGTCCATTTTCTACCGAAACGTATCGGGACCGCCGATGTTATTGACTGCAAATATGCTAGTGACCAGGcg GTGAAGCAGTTCGCAATAGATGAGAAGCGACTGTGTTTGTATGGCGGGTCGCACGGTGGATTTCTGGTAGCGCATCTCAGCGGACAGTACCCGGGCGTTTATAAGGCTGTGGTTGCCAGAAACCCTGTCATTGATTGCTCCTCTATGGCTGGTGTTACGGATATACCTGATTG GTGTTACGTAGAAGCTGGTCTAAATTACCACGAGTCCGGTGAAGTGTTAGACAAAGAGATTCTAGCGATGCGCAGATGTTCGCCAATAGTCCACGCCCACAAGGTCAAAGCCCCCACCGCTTTGATGCTGGGTTCAAATGACAAACGAGTACCGTGTTACCAAGGACTGGACTATGCTAAAAGGTTGAAGGCTAATGGGGTTGATACgag agTATATATGTACGAAGATAATCATTCTTTGAGCAGCTTAAATGCGGAAATGGATAATCTCATTAACGGTGCTGATTGGTTCCTGACCCATTTGAATGAATAA
- the LOC123712513 gene encoding trehalase-like: MLQNLRRYAPLYPVLGILGACAQALTVAPSCNSSIYCTGELLHRVQLARIFPDSKTFVDLKLVHTENETLADFAKLMQKTANNPSRDQLAGFLDQHFLDGNELEEWRPPDFNPDPPVLKQITDPKLREFAKNVVGFWDKLGRKVNPDVNTHSSQYSFLYVPNGFIVPGGRFKELYYWDSFWIIRGLLICNMTQTAKGMIENLLYLVEKFGYIPNGSRVYYLGRSQPPMLAAMVAIYYEYTDDLAWLQKHLPTVEKELQYWLEKKKVTVEVKGKHYVLLRYFADRSGKGPRPESYFEDYTTAQTLEDAIKKEEFYGEMKSAAESGWDFSTRWFVTAGHDVIGKLTDVHASRILPVDLNAIFAGALELVGDFRNKLKDRREAKKWWSLAKYWRNAIENVMWDDADGVWYDYDAQAKAARRHFYPSCTAPLWAGAVEEYDAPRYAGRLVRYLLASGALDFPGGVPASILHSGEQWDYPNAWPPLQSILIGGLEASGNEEAQKLAHEQAVIWMRSNYLGYSTWKKMFEKYSAVQPGHQGGGGEYQVQDGFGWTNGVVLELLQRYGRDMTLHDRRGTTLPYVRQVL, encoded by the coding sequence ATGTTACAGAATCTGCGTCGCTATGCGCCGCTTTATCCGGTTCTAGGAATACTGGGCGCCTGTGCTCAAGCCTTGACAGTAGCTCCTTCTTGCAATTCCTCAATTTATTGCACTGGTGAACTTCTGCACAGAGTGCAACTTGCAAGGATATTTCCCGATTCGAAAACATTCGTCGACCTTAAGCTCGTTCACACTGAGAATGAAACACTTGCAGATTTTGCAAAGTTAATGCAAAAAACTGCCAACAATCCATCGCGGGATCAATTAGCCGGTTTCTTGGATCAACATTTCTTAGATGGAAATGAACTCGAAGAGTGGCGGCCACCTGACTTCAACCCGGATCCACCTGTACTAAAACAGATTACTGATCCAAAGCTTCGGGAATTCGCAAAGAATGTTGTAGGATTTTGGGATAAGCTAGGTCGAAAAGTGAACCCTGATGTCAACACGCATTCCAGTCAATACAGCTTCCTTTATGTTCCTAATGGGTTTATTGTTCCCGGTGGTCGTTTTAAAGAGCTTTATTATTGGGATTCATTCTGGATTATACGCGGACTCCTCATTTGCAATATGACACAGACTGCCAAGGGTAtgatagaaaatttattgtatttagtaGAAAAGTTCGGATATATACCAAATGGAAGTCGAGTTTATTATTTGGGAAGAAGTCAGCCTCCGATGTTAGCTGCAATGGTAGCTATTTATTACGAGTATACCGATGATTTAGCTTGGTTACAAAAACACCTGCCAACTGTCGAAAAAGAACTCCAGTATTGGTTAGAGAAAAAGAAAGTGACAGTAGAAGTAAAAGGCAAGCATTATGTACTGCTCCGCTATTTTGCCGATCGATCTGGTAAAGGTCCACGCCCAGAATCATATTTTGAAGATTACACCACTGCCCAAACTTTAGAAGATGCGATCAAAAAAGAAGAATTTTATGGCGAAATGAAAAGTGCTGCCGAAAGCGGCTGGGACTTCTCAACACGGTGGTTTGTGACTGCCGGTCATGATGTCATCGGTAAATTAACTGATGTGCACGCCTCTCGAATTCTCCCTGTAGACTTAAACGCTATTTTTGCCGGAGCGCTCGAACTAGTAGGCGACTTCCGGAATAAACTTAAGGATAGAAGAGAAGCTAAAAAATGGTGGAGCCTAGCTAAATACTGGAGAAATGCGATAGAAAATGTTATGTGGGATGATGCGGACGGTGTCTGGTATGATTATGATGCCCAGGCAAAGGCAGCCAGGCGACACTTTTATCCAAGTTGCACTGCTCCACTTTGGGCTGGTGCTGTAGAGGAATACGATGCACCACGATACGCTGGGCGATTAGTAAGGTACTTACTTGCGTCAGGGGCCTTGGATTTCCCCGGCGGGGTACCAGCATCGATCTTACACTCGGGAGAGCAATGGGATTATCCAAATGCTTGGCCACCTTTACAGAGCATTTTGATCGGTGGTCTAGAAGCCAGCGGCAACGAGGAAGCGCAGAAACTAGCCCATGAGCAGGCTGTTATATGGATGCGTTCTAATTACTTAGGCTACAGTACatggaaaaaaatgtttgagaAGTATAGTGCTGTGCAACCTGGACATCAAGGAGGCGGCGGCGAGTATCAAGTCCAAGATGGCTTTGGATGGACAAATGGAGTTGTTCTAGAGTTACTTCAGAGATACGGTAGAGATATGACCTTGCACGATCGGCGAGGTACTACATTACCTTATGTACGCCAAGTATTATAA
- the LOC123711910 gene encoding transcription factor Adf-1-like — translation MNEIDLIKEVEKRPILYDKSVSGFNKTKLRDDAWKEVQEALNVSEAECKKRWRSLRDSFIKLQRTHGGRTRWPYHNAMRFLLPHVEPKSETSAKRETSDSETEEEVRHRPGQSLPDLFLEPRLEDEDDFQPKKPRLNSSDDELQRTDPDELFLLSCASTLKRLNAKQNAVARLKIQQVLYEAEFGTQMELPYVTPASDCDYENVDGSVE, via the exons atgaatgaaattgatttaattaaagagGTAGAGAAACGTCCAATTTTGTACGACAAATCAGTGAgtggttttaataaaacaaagttgaGAGATGACGCCTGGAAGGAGGTTCAGGAAGCGTTGAACGTGTCAG AAGCCGAATGTAAGAAGCGATGGCGTTCATTGCGGGATTCATTCATAAAACTGCAGCGGACTCACGGTGGCCGCACGCGTTGGCCATACCACAATGCCATGAGGTTCCTATTACCGCATGTAGAACCGAAGTCTGAAACTTC AGCAAAACGAGAAACCTCTGACTCGGAAACAGAAGAAGAAGTCCGTCACCGTCCAGGTCAATCTCTTCCCGACCTCTTTTTAGAACCGCGACTAGAGGATGAAGACGACTTTCAGCCGAAAAAACCTCGACTGAACTCCTCAGATGATGAGCTTCAGAGAACAGACCCGGATGAGCTATTCCTATTAAGTTGCGCGTCGACCCTCAAAAGACTTAATGCCAAGCAAAACGCTGTAGCTAGACTTAAAATACAACAG GTACTATATGAAGCTGAATTCGGCACTCAAATGGAGCTTCCATACGTTACTCCGGCCAGCGATTGTGATTATGAAAACGTTGACGGTTcagttgaataa
- the LOC123712512 gene encoding trehalase-like isoform X1 — MLVTTLLLVATLATAEDLPPSCTKRVFCNSKLLHHVQMSRIFPDSKTFVDRHLLNDEETTLSAFQELLDQTNDKPTEKQIREFVNKYFDESSELESWTPPDFNSNPQFLSSIRDGELRQFAKDINDIWPTLGRKVKQSVIENPDQYSFLPVTHGFVIPGGRFTELYYWDTYWIIEGLLVSGMKETVKGVLENLIELVNKLGHIPNGSRCYYQQRSQPPLLTSMVSLYIHATNDTEFLKNNIQSLEAELNYWLDTQIYTFDIGDKAYTLLRYYAASEGPRPESYQEDYTNAQIFDNDKRKTQFYIDIKSAAESGWDFSTRWFIKNGTDKGNLTDIHATELIPVDLNSIFAKALKNMAYFHALINNYRIASHWSHLAKQWTNNIEKVLWDVEDGCWHDWDLVNKKFRKYFYPINIAPLWMGIADKEFVVENAPRILKYLKESHGLDYPGGIPTSLVKSGEQWDFPNAWPPLVSLAVNAIEALELPEAKDLAFRVAQSWVRSCYKGFSDNKQMFEKYDVEVPGRIGGGGEYTVQTGFGWSNGVVLEFIAKYGQRMSLYDMRTESSDLLSPREDGVLDASSEDSSKSDSSDTEEVIMMTFKQL; from the coding sequence ATGTTGGTAACTACATTGCTCCTGGTTGCCACCTTAGCTACAGCCGAAGACTTACCACCATCCTGTACTAAACGTGTTTTCTGCAACAGTAAGCTTCTTCATCATGTCCAAATGAGTAGAATTTTTCCCGATTCTAAAACCTTCGTTGACCGTCATCTACTTAACGATGAAGAGACCACTCTTTCTGCCTTCCAAGAACTTCTCGATCAGACTAATGATAAACCCACTGAGAAGCAAATAAGGGAATTCGTCAATAAGTACTTTGACGAGAGTAGCGAACTGGAATCATGGACCCCTCCAGACTTTAACTCGAACCCACAATTTTTGTCCTCCATCCGTGATGGAGAACTGCGTCAATTCGCAAAAGATATTAACGACATTTGGCCAACCCTTGGAAGAAAAGTTAAGCAAAGCGTCATAGAAAACCCAGATCAATACAGTTTTTTACCCGTCACTCATGGATTTGTTATTCCCGGTGGACGGTTTACGGAGCTCTACTACTGGGACACTTACTGGATCATTGAAGGACTCCTCGTCAGCGGAATGAAGGAAACTGTTAAAGGAGTCCTCGAGAATCTAATAGAATTAGTAAACAAACTCGGTCATATTCCTAACGGTAGTAGATGCTACTATCAGCAAAGAAGTCAACCCCCGCTTTTGACATCAATGGTCTCCCTATATATTCATGCGACTAACGATACTGAGtttctgaaaaataatatccaaTCTTTAGAAGCCGAACTTAACTACTGGCTTGACACCCAAATTTACACATTTGATATTGGTGATAAAGCGTACACGTTACTTAGATACTATGCTGCAAGCGAAGGACCGCGTCCAGAATCATACCAAGAGGACTACACAAACGCGCAAATTTTCGACAACGACAAACGAAAAACTCagttttatattgatataaagAGCGCAGCAGAGAGTGGGTGGGACTTCTCGACCCGTTGGTTCATCAAAAATGGAACCGATAAAGGCAACTTGACAGATATCCACGCTACAGAGCTCATTCCTGTGGATCTAAATTCTATATTTGCAAAAGCGCTTAAAAATATGGCATATTTCCATGCCTTGATAAACAACTATCGTATAGCATCGCATTGGTCGCATCTCGCCAAACAATGGACTAACAATATTGAAAAAGTATTATGGGACGTAGAGGACGGCTGCTGGCACGATTGGGACTTGGTAAATAAGAAATTCCGAAAGTATTTCTACCCTATCAACATCGCTCCTTTGTGGATGGGAATTGCGGACAAGGAGTTTGTTGTAGAGAACGCACCACGTATCTTAAAGTACTTGAAAGAATCACACGGCCTGGATTATCCTGGCGGTATTCCCACATCATTGGTAAAGAGTGGAGAACAATGGGACTTTCCGAACGCTTGGCCACCACTTGTAAGTCTGGCCGTAAATGCTATTGAAGCATTGGAGTTACCAGAGGCTAAAGACTTGGCGTTTCGTGTGGCCCAATCCTGGGTAAGGTCATGCTACAAGGGATTCTCAGACAACAAGCAGATGTTCGAGAAATATGACGTGGAAGTCCCGGGACGAATTGGCGGAGGCGGTGAATATACAGTACAAACTGGCTTCGGATGGTCCAACGGTGTTGTCTTGGAGTTTATAGCGAAGTATGGACAAAGGATGTCTTTGTATGACATGAGAACAGAGTCGAGTGATCTATTATCGCCTCGTGAAGATGGCGTTTTGGATGCTTCGAGTGAAGACTCTTCTAAGTCAGATAGTTCAGATACTGAGGAAGTAATTATGATGACctttaaacaattgtaa